The Halococcus salifodinae DSM 8989 genome has a window encoding:
- a CDS encoding alpha/beta hydrolase — MTGPHQDQPLVTAGAPLDVAEVALVLVHGRGATAQSIVQMADEFHQDGVAYLAPQAARNTWYPNPFTAPVESNEPGRTSGLQAIDDTVSTATEAGIPLDRVMVLGFSQGACLASEFVARNPTRYGGLAVLSGGLIGNIVDQDDYDGDLEGRPVFLGCSDVDPHIPEDRVHESAAIFEQLNGDVTKRLYEGMGHGINQDEIDQVSTMVAGLVE; from the coding sequence ATGACTGGACCGCACCAAGACCAACCTCTCGTGACGGCCGGCGCACCTCTCGATGTCGCCGAGGTCGCACTCGTCCTTGTTCACGGACGGGGAGCGACCGCGCAGAGCATCGTCCAGATGGCCGACGAGTTCCACCAGGACGGAGTCGCGTATCTTGCTCCACAGGCCGCCCGTAACACGTGGTACCCGAACCCATTTACCGCTCCTGTCGAGTCGAACGAGCCAGGACGGACGTCTGGCTTACAGGCCATCGACGACACCGTGAGTACGGCCACCGAGGCGGGAATCCCACTGGACCGCGTCATGGTGCTCGGGTTCTCTCAGGGAGCGTGTCTCGCCAGCGAGTTCGTCGCGCGCAATCCCACGCGTTACGGTGGACTCGCGGTGTTGAGCGGCGGGCTCATCGGTAACATCGTCGATCAGGACGACTACGACGGTGACCTCGAAGGAAGGCCGGTGTTTCTCGGCTGCAGCGATGTCGACCCGCACATCCCCGAAGACCGGGTACACGAGTCGGCGGCCATCTTTGAGCAACTCAACGGCGACGTGACCAAGCGCCTCTACGAGGGGATGGGTCACGGCATCAACCAAGACGAGATCGACCAGGTCTCCACGATGGTTGCGGGGCTCGTCGAATAG
- a CDS encoding helix-turn-helix domain-containing protein gives MTANEARTRLTALKTVVAAHERGYYETPRKITASELAEELDRTKRHSLNIFAVVLRLADGWRADKVGRRVTFRLGTEPRFHPGR, from the coding sequence ATGACGGCGAACGAGGCACGGACGCGCCTCACTGCCCTGAAAACGGTCGTCGCCGCGCATGAACGTGGGTATTACGAAACACCTCGCAAAATCACCGCCAGCGAACTCGCCGAAGAACTCGACCGAACGAAGAGACACTCTCTGAATATCTTCGCCGTGGTTCTTCGCTTAGCAGACGGATGGAGAGCAGACAAAGTCGGGCGACGAGTTACGTTTCGACTCGGAACCGAACCTCGATTTCATCCGGGCCGATGA
- a CDS encoding VOC family protein codes for MQSDPDSHVLPSKTRIGRTALRVSDLGDMAEFYREVVGLNVLSHSETTAILGVEQTPLLVLEEDENALARDQSGAGLYHNAFRVPSRGALGDALTRIRDRWHLGGASDHGVSEALYLTDPEGNGVEIYRDFPRQEWPIADDGRVQIGTYSIDLEPVEAAATGKPGVPVGTDVGHVHLEVTSLEMFGDFYVDTLGFDVQTTVPNASFVSAGGYHHHIGANTWHHRTGPVSGRGLSWFEVVLPETEALETIRDRVAGSQFAVTETTDGISVIGPDEIEVRFRVET; via the coding sequence ATGCAATCCGACCCCGATTCGCACGTGCTTCCGTCCAAGACCCGGATAGGCCGAACGGCACTCCGGGTGTCGGACCTCGGTGACATGGCTGAGTTTTACCGAGAGGTCGTTGGTCTGAACGTTCTCAGTCACTCCGAGACGACAGCAATCCTCGGCGTCGAGCAGACACCACTCCTCGTCCTGGAGGAAGATGAGAACGCACTCGCACGAGATCAGTCAGGAGCGGGACTCTATCACAACGCGTTCAGAGTACCTTCGCGTGGCGCGTTAGGTGACGCGTTGACGCGCATACGGGACCGTTGGCATCTCGGTGGTGCGTCCGACCACGGCGTCAGTGAGGCGTTGTACCTCACTGACCCGGAGGGAAACGGTGTCGAAATCTACCGAGACTTTCCCCGTCAAGAGTGGCCCATCGCCGACGACGGGAGAGTTCAGATTGGGACCTACTCCATCGACCTCGAACCAGTGGAAGCGGCTGCCACAGGCAAGCCAGGAGTTCCAGTCGGAACGGATGTCGGGCATGTGCATCTCGAGGTCACCTCGCTTGAGATGTTCGGAGACTTCTACGTCGATACCCTCGGATTTGACGTCCAAACGACCGTGCCGAACGCGTCGTTCGTGTCTGCTGGAGGGTACCACCACCATATCGGTGCAAACACGTGGCACCATCGTACGGGCCCAGTCAGTGGCAGAGGACTGTCCTGGTTCGAAGTGGTCCTGCCAGAGACCGAGGCGCTTGAGACCATTCGAGACCGAGTAGCGGGCAGTCAATTCGCCGTGACTGAGACGACCGATGGGATCTCAGTCATCGGCCCGGATGAAATCGAGGTTCGGTTCCGAGTCGAAACGTAA
- a CDS encoding SDR family NAD(P)-dependent oxidoreductase, with protein sequence MELQNATVLVTGATGNMGPYVTDALVNQGATVIGTYVTETDRTEAEEHGDQSGAVSYHQVDLTDQPAVEAFAETVHEEYGSVDHIVGLAGGFSMGGISDTDGDTFEAALSRHATTAFLTAKAFADHLDSQSGVVLFSSDRALDPVGGTLAYDVGKGAVRTLAESLDVELDARVNAVAPFLIDVPGNREAMPDADFSEWTAPEAITDIVLHLLANEGVRGQVIQTTGGQPEKEV encoded by the coding sequence ATGGAACTGCAAAACGCGACGGTGCTCGTCACCGGTGCCACTGGCAACATGGGTCCATACGTCACGGATGCACTCGTTAACCAGGGGGCCACCGTCATCGGTACCTACGTCACCGAAACCGACCGAACCGAGGCCGAAGAACATGGCGACCAGTCCGGTGCAGTCTCGTATCACCAGGTCGATCTCACGGATCAGCCAGCGGTCGAAGCCTTCGCCGAGACTGTCCACGAGGAATATGGGTCGGTGGATCACATCGTCGGTCTCGCCGGCGGATTTTCGATGGGCGGCATCAGCGATACCGATGGAGACACGTTCGAAGCCGCGCTCAGTCGTCACGCAACGACGGCGTTCCTGACCGCCAAGGCCTTCGCGGATCATCTCGACTCGCAAAGCGGCGTCGTCCTGTTCAGCTCCGACCGCGCTCTCGATCCAGTTGGAGGAACGCTCGCGTACGATGTTGGGAAGGGTGCGGTTCGAACGTTGGCTGAATCGCTCGATGTCGAACTCGACGCGCGGGTCAACGCGGTCGCCCCGTTCCTTATCGACGTGCCAGGCAATCGGGAAGCGATGCCCGACGCCGACTTCTCCGAGTGGACCGCGCCCGAAGCGATCACGGATATCGTCCTCCACCTGCTGGCGAACGAGGGCGTTAGGGGGCAGGTCATCCAAACGACCGGCGGACAGCCGGAGAAAGAGGTTTGA